The following proteins are encoded in a genomic region of Tigriopus californicus strain San Diego chromosome 6, Tcal_SD_v2.1, whole genome shotgun sequence:
- the LOC131881921 gene encoding uncharacterized protein LOC131881921: MILDQYFIPIRPFGILIGINKERGTKETPIGLKFPNNLSQIPTELLFNLVMLKSSSSLPQLYRPPSSPNGASTFAVSEVDKAVCARAQSGGAAPVADQPFSSHQTSRASSGSSTESLDSASRRDKNLSRKLLREAIQNKRNEIKRESDRLNSSMTTPLCRSEEALLQDKKWMSQVKDLNHSFEKIPPISLQRKVCSKGQSYYVD; the protein is encoded by the exons ATGATCCTTGATCAATATTTCATACCTATCAGACCATTTGGGATCCTCATTGGCATCAACAAGGAACGTGGAACCAAGGAAACGCCAATTGGCCTGAAATTCCCGAATAACCTATCCCAAATTCCGACTGAACTACTGTTTAACCTCGTCATGCTCAAATCCTCTTCATCTTTGCCTCAACTGTATCGACCACCCTCTTCTCCCAATGGAGCCTCGACATTCGCGGTCTCAGAAGTGGACAAGGCTGTTTGCGCCCGAGCTCAATCTGGAGGGGCGGCACCTGTTGCCGATCAGCCATTCTCCTCTCATCAAACTAGTCGAGCCTCAAGCGGAAGTTCCACGGAATCCTTAGATAGTGCCTCCAGACGGGACAAG AATCTTAGCCGGAAGTTGTTGAGGGAAGCCATCCAAAATAAGCGCAACGAGATCAAGAGAGAAAGCGATCGTTTGAATTCCAGCATGACAACGCCTTTGTGCCGAAGTGAAGAGGCCCTCCTTCAAGACAAGAAGTGGATGAGCCAGGTGAAAGATCTCAATCATTCGTTTGAGAAAATTCCGCCCATCAGTCTGCAACGCAAAGTCTGCAGCAAAGGACAAAGCTATTACGTGGATTga
- the LOC131882016 gene encoding sodium channel protein Nach-like, translating into MCCTFNMEKAEVMFQKNRYSRMVTRMQEDDFIGSFGGPELPSWYTNNNEPKSKSGKFKGLTLVLDAHTDVVSAGTVSEDFQGFLGLVEENSQFPLVKERSFLIQPGHVTYAAISATGIIASDAIQSVSPVTRNCYFPNEFELQVHSNYSRANCLLECSMDYARNKLEEKCIPWYFPTTDEQAKPCDPWLTKQFLNIMEQIHDETCSYCLPDCEGTVINDYHQRPISEM; encoded by the exons ATGTGTTGCACCTTCAATATGGAGAAAGCCGAGGTTATGTTCCAAAAGAATAG ATATTCGAGAATGGTGACTCGGATGCAAGAGGACGATTTCATTGGGAGCTTTGGTGGCCCAGAATTGCCGAGTTGGTATACCAACAATAATGAGCCCAAGAGCAAATCCGGCAAATTCAAAGGACTAACTCTGGTTCTGGATGCCCACACTGACGTGGTCTCAGCTGGAACTGTGAGTGAGGATTTCCAAGGTTTCCTGGGCTTGGTGGAAGAAAATTCGCAATTTCCGTTGGTCAAAGAGCGGAGTTTCCTGATCCAACCCGGACATGTTACGTATGCGGCCATATCAGCGACAGGAATCATTGCGTCAGATGCCATTCAATCCGTGAGCCCTGTGACCCGCAATTGCTACTTTCCCAATGAATTCGAACTACAAGTGCACAGTAACTACAGTCGAGCCAATTGCCTTTTGGAATGTTCCATGGATTACGCCCGGAACAAGCTGGAAGAGAAGTGTATCCCGTG GTACTTCCCTACGACGGATGAGCAGGCCAAACCGTGCGATCCATGGCTGACCAAGCAATTCTTAAACATTATGGAGCAAATTCACGATGAGACTTGTTCGTATTGTTTGCCAGACTGTGAAGGAACGGTTATCAACGACTACCACCAGCGCCCCATTTCGGAGATGTGA